CCAAGCCACCGACGGGGGTTGCGGCGTGCTCGCCACCAACGCCTTGCTTGCAGAGGTATCGGCCGAGTCCTTGACCCCGGTCAGTGACGGCGCAGAAGACGTGGCCGTTGGCTTTCTACGCACCGGCTCGGGTGCCCCCGCGATACGGCTGCATCCCTGATAACCGGCGGCGCTACTACTGAAGACCACCTCACCCGACGAACCGGTGCAGCGATACAACGCCCCGGCATGACCCGCCCGAGGAAACACCAAGAACCCCATCAGGATCGCGCAGGCAGCCACCAGCCAGCGCATCGGCGTGCGCAGCCGTGATGTGGGCAGCCCGGTCACGGACTTCCCTCGGGCCGCCCAACCTTGGCGGCGGCCTCATCCCGGTCAAACACCGACATCGATCCCCCTTCGTCAACTTCTCCCCGGCGTGTAGCGCAAGAACCGGGCCCGGCGGCAGTGTGCTCTCGCTCTGGGCGCCCGCCAAGCAGGACAAGGCTGATTCGTGCGGCATTACCCGTTTTGCAGACCTGGAGAAGCCATCCAGGCCACTTAAGTGATTGATCTGGCAAGCCCGTTCCAGTGGCGACTGGGACGTTTGGCGCGTAAACTGTGGGGTTCGGCGGCCTACCCGCCGCCTCCTTGAACGACGGTACCCAAGCCCATGACCGGCAAGCTTTTCATCAAGACTCACGGCTGCCAGATGAACGAGTACGACTCCGCCAAGATGGCCGACGTGCTCAAGGCCTCGCACGGTCTGGAACTGACGCAGGACGAATCCGAGGCGGACGTCATCCTGATCAACACGTGCTCCATCCGCGAAAAGGCCCAGGAAAAGGTCTTCAGCCAGCTCGGACGCTGGAAGGAGCACAAGCAAGGCGGCAAAGCGGTGTTGATCGGCGTCGGCGGCTGCGTGGCCTCGCAGGAGGGCCAGGACATCATCAAGCGCGCGCCCTATGTAGATCTGGTATTTGGCCCGCAGACGCTGCACCGCCTGCCCGACCTGATCGAGGCGCAGCGAGCCTCCGGCAAGCCGCAGGTGGACATCAGCTTCCCCGAGATCGAGAAGTTCGACCGCCTGCCCGAGCCGCGCGCCGAAGGCCCCACCGCCTTCGTGTCAATCATGGAAGGCTGCTCCAAGTACTGCTCGTACTGCGTGGTGCCTTACACCCGCGGCGAGGAAATCAGCCGCCCGTTCGACGACGTGATTGTGGAGGTCGCCCAGCTCGCCGAGCAGGGCGTGCGCGAAGTGAACCTGCTCGGCCAGAACGTCAACGCCTATCGCGGCCCGACGCACGATGGCGGCACCGCCGACCTCGCCGTGCTGATCCACGCCATCGCGCAGATCGACGGCATCGGCCGCATTCGCTTCACCACCTCACATCCGCTGGAGTTCTCCGACTCGCTGATCGAGGCGTACGCCAACGTGCCGCAGCTGTGCAATTTCCTGCACTTACCAGTGCAGGCCGGTTCGGATCGCATCCTTACCGCCATGAAGCGCGGCTACACGGCGCTTGAGTTCAAGCAGAAAATCCGCAAGCTGCGCGCGGTGCGCCCAGACATCTGCATTTCGTCCGACTTCATCGTGGGCTTCCCTGGCGAGACCGACGACGATTTCGAGAAGACCATGAAGTTGATCGAAGACATCGGCTTCGACCAGAGCTTTTCCTTCATCTTCTCCTCGCGCCCCGGTACGCCGGCAGCTAACCTGGCGGATGACACATCGCAGGAAGTGAAGCACGCGCGACTTTCCCGCCTGCAGGCCAAGCTCAACGACAACGCGCGCCAGATCAACGAAACCATGATTGGCACCGTGCAGCGTGTCCTGGTGGAAAAAGTCAGCAAGAAGAGCGCGAACGAAGTCACCGGCCGCACCGAGAACATGCGCTTCGTGAACTTCCCGGGCAGCACGCGCATGATCGGCCAGTTCGTCGACGTGGTGATCACCGAGGCGATGAGCAACTCGCTGCGTGGCCGCGTGAAGCTCGCCCACGAAGACGTCGCCCTGGCCTCGTGACGCCAGCGCTTTCGATTCGCGAAATCGGACCAGACGAGTTCACCCTCGCCTGGCCGCTGTTCCGCAGCGTTGTCGCTGCGGGGGACACTTATAGCTATCCGCCCGACCTGAGTTTTGAACAGGCGCGCGACTGGTGGACTTCGCCGCCCACGCACTGCTTCATCGCCGAACGAGCGAAACTGGTGCTTGGCTGCTACATGCTCCGCCCCAACCAGCCCGGACTTGGCGATCACGTGGCCAACGCCGGCTACATGGTCTCCTCTGCGGCACGCGGCCAGGGCGTAGCCTCTGCCATGTGCGAACACTCCATGACGCAGGCCCGCGACGCGGGCTTCACCGCCATGCAGTTCAACTTTGTCGTCTCAACCAATACCACCGCGGTGCGCCTATGGCAGCGCCACGGTTTCCGCATCGTCGGGCAAGTGCCGGGCGCGTTCCGCCACGCGGCACATGGCCCGACCGATGTCTACGTGATGCACCGGCATCTTTGACACAAAAACATGACCAACGGCCTCAATCAACGCGATTTCTCCCTCGAGCCGGAAGACAACGCCCGGCTTTCCAACCTCTGCGGCCCCTTCGACGAACACTTGCGCCAGATCGAATTGCGCCTGGGCGTGGAGATCAACCACCGCGGCAGCCTATTCCAAGTGATCGGCGAAGAAGGTGCCTCGCGCGCGACCGAAAAGGTGGTGCGCGCGCTCTATGCGGTGACCGAGAACGAGTCGCTCAACGGCGCGAAGATCAACCTGCACCTTGCCGAGTCGGGCATCGACGCCATCGCCAACGACGCCGCCGATAGCGCACAGGACGTCACCATCAAGGTGAAGCGCGGTGTCATCAAGGGGCGTGGCCCAAACCAGGCACGCTACCTGCACGCCATCACCACGCACGACATCAGCTTTGGCGTAGGCCCCGCCGGCACCGGCAAGACCTATCTTGCCGTCGCTAGTGCCGTTGAAGCGCTGGAAGCCAATCGCGTGCAGCGCCTGCTGCTGGTGCGCCCCGCCGTGGAAGCCGGCGAGAAGCTGGGCTTCCTGCCGGGAGATCTCTCGCAGAAGGTCGATCCGTATCTGCGGCCACTCTACGACGCACTGTACGAAATGCTCGGCTTCGAAAAAGTGGCCAAGCTGATCGAACGCAACGTGATCGAAATTGCGCCCCTTGCCTATATGCGCGGCCGCACGCTCAACGACTCCTACGTGATCCTTGACGAAGCGCAGAACACCACCGTCGAGCAGATGAAAATGTTCCTCACGCGCATCGGCTTTGGCTCGGTCGCCGTGATCACTGGCGACGTGAGCCAAGTCGATTTGCCGCGCAACGTCCGCTCCGGTCTGCGCCACGCCGTTGAAGTGCTACGCGGCGTGGACGGCATCAGCTTCACCTTTTTCACCTCGCGCGACGTAGTACGTCATCCTCTGGTGGCGAAAATCGTGCGCGCCTACGAGGCCTTCGAACAGAGTTCCGAGGAGCCGCCGAGGTGAGTGCGCCACTGACACTGTCCGTCGGCTATGCCGCATCGCGCAAGGGTGTTCCCACCTC
This genomic window from Dyella terrae contains:
- the miaB gene encoding tRNA (N6-isopentenyl adenosine(37)-C2)-methylthiotransferase MiaB — encoded protein: MTGKLFIKTHGCQMNEYDSAKMADVLKASHGLELTQDESEADVILINTCSIREKAQEKVFSQLGRWKEHKQGGKAVLIGVGGCVASQEGQDIIKRAPYVDLVFGPQTLHRLPDLIEAQRASGKPQVDISFPEIEKFDRLPEPRAEGPTAFVSIMEGCSKYCSYCVVPYTRGEEISRPFDDVIVEVAQLAEQGVREVNLLGQNVNAYRGPTHDGGTADLAVLIHAIAQIDGIGRIRFTTSHPLEFSDSLIEAYANVPQLCNFLHLPVQAGSDRILTAMKRGYTALEFKQKIRKLRAVRPDICISSDFIVGFPGETDDDFEKTMKLIEDIGFDQSFSFIFSSRPGTPAANLADDTSQEVKHARLSRLQAKLNDNARQINETMIGTVQRVLVEKVSKKSANEVTGRTENMRFVNFPGSTRMIGQFVDVVITEAMSNSLRGRVKLAHEDVALAS
- a CDS encoding PhoH family protein, coding for MTNGLNQRDFSLEPEDNARLSNLCGPFDEHLRQIELRLGVEINHRGSLFQVIGEEGASRATEKVVRALYAVTENESLNGAKINLHLAESGIDAIANDAADSAQDVTIKVKRGVIKGRGPNQARYLHAITTHDISFGVGPAGTGKTYLAVASAVEALEANRVQRLLLVRPAVEAGEKLGFLPGDLSQKVDPYLRPLYDALYEMLGFEKVAKLIERNVIEIAPLAYMRGRTLNDSYVILDEAQNTTVEQMKMFLTRIGFGSVAVITGDVSQVDLPRNVRSGLRHAVEVLRGVDGISFTFFTSRDVVRHPLVAKIVRAYEAFEQSSEEPPR
- a CDS encoding GNAT family N-acetyltransferase, whose translation is MTPALSIREIGPDEFTLAWPLFRSVVAAGDTYSYPPDLSFEQARDWWTSPPTHCFIAERAKLVLGCYMLRPNQPGLGDHVANAGYMVSSAARGQGVASAMCEHSMTQARDAGFTAMQFNFVVSTNTTAVRLWQRHGFRIVGQVPGAFRHAAHGPTDVYVMHRHL